A portion of the Sabethes cyaneus chromosome 3, idSabCyanKW18_F2, whole genome shotgun sequence genome contains these proteins:
- the LOC128744352 gene encoding aquaporin AQPAe.a isoform X1: protein MGTSYKIGMDELSGKSSNIWKAVLAEFVGIFILNFFGCAACTHAAGDKTLISLAFGLSVFMVVMSIGHISGGHINPAVTAGLLAAGKVSFIRAGLYVISQCAGAVAGTAALKALLPEAYQNGLGNTGLKENVQDMQGLGIEFFLGFLLVLCVFGVCDENKPDSRFVAPLAIGLTVTLGHLGVVEYTGASMNPARSFGTSFINDNWANHWIYWAGPILGGICAALLYCQVFKAPRSEELTAPERYRVAADEKEALRTHLKLKYIDEEV, encoded by the exons ATGGGAACTTCATACAAAATCGGTATGGACGAACTGTCTGGAAAGTCCAGCAACATTTGGAAGGCAGTGCTGGCGGAATTTGTCG GCATTTTCATATTAAACTTTTTCGGCTGTGCGGCGTGCACTCATGCGGCAGGCGATAAAACGCTCATCTCACTCGCCTTCGGACTCAGCGTGTTTATGGTCGTAATG TCCATAGGACACATCAGTGGAGGTCACATCAACCCAGCGGTAACTGCAGGTCTTTTGGCAGCTGGCAAAGTGAGTTTCATCCGGGCTGGCCTGTACGTGATTTCGCAATGTGCCGGCGCTGTAGCAGGAACCGCCGCTTTGAAG GCACTTCTGCCGGAAGCGTACCAGAATGGTCTCGGCAATACTGGATTGAAAGAAAACGTTCAAGATATGCAAGGTTTGGGTATTGAATTCTTCCTTGGCTTTCTTCTGGTGCTCTGCGTTTTCGGAGTGTGCGATGAGAATAAACCAGACTCCCGCTTCGTTGCTCCGCTTGCTATCGGATTAACTGTTACGTTGGGTCATCTCGGTGTTGTTGAATATACCGGTGCCAGCATGAATCCTGCACGTTCCTTCGGAACATCCTTCATCAATGACAATTGGGCCAACCACTGG ATTTACTGGGCTGGTCCAATTCTCGGTGGCATTTGTGCGGCACTACTCTACTGTCAAGTATTTAAAGCTCCACGGTCGGAAGAGCTAACTGCTCCTGAACGCTATCGAGTCGCTGCAGACGAAAAAGAG GCCCTCAGAACCCACCTTAAGTTGAAATATATTGACGAAGAAGTGTGA
- the LOC128744352 gene encoding aquaporin AQPAe.a isoform X2 — translation MGTSYKIGMDELSGKSSNIWKAVLAEFVGIFILNFFGCAACTHAAGDKTLISLAFGLSVFMVVMSIGHISGGHINPAVTAGLLAAGKVSFIRAGLYVISQCAGAVAGTAALKALLPEAYQNGLGNTGLKENVQDMQGLGIEFFLGFLLVLCVFGVCDENKPDSRFVAPLAIGLTVTLGHLGVVEYTGASMNPARSFGTSFINDNWANHWIYWAGPILGGICAALLYCQVFKAPRSEELTAPERYRVAADEKELKRLDGMA, via the exons ATGGGAACTTCATACAAAATCGGTATGGACGAACTGTCTGGAAAGTCCAGCAACATTTGGAAGGCAGTGCTGGCGGAATTTGTCG GCATTTTCATATTAAACTTTTTCGGCTGTGCGGCGTGCACTCATGCGGCAGGCGATAAAACGCTCATCTCACTCGCCTTCGGACTCAGCGTGTTTATGGTCGTAATG TCCATAGGACACATCAGTGGAGGTCACATCAACCCAGCGGTAACTGCAGGTCTTTTGGCAGCTGGCAAAGTGAGTTTCATCCGGGCTGGCCTGTACGTGATTTCGCAATGTGCCGGCGCTGTAGCAGGAACCGCCGCTTTGAAG GCACTTCTGCCGGAAGCGTACCAGAATGGTCTCGGCAATACTGGATTGAAAGAAAACGTTCAAGATATGCAAGGTTTGGGTATTGAATTCTTCCTTGGCTTTCTTCTGGTGCTCTGCGTTTTCGGAGTGTGCGATGAGAATAAACCAGACTCCCGCTTCGTTGCTCCGCTTGCTATCGGATTAACTGTTACGTTGGGTCATCTCGGTGTTGTTGAATATACCGGTGCCAGCATGAATCCTGCACGTTCCTTCGGAACATCCTTCATCAATGACAATTGGGCCAACCACTGG ATTTACTGGGCTGGTCCAATTCTCGGTGGCATTTGTGCGGCACTACTCTACTGTCAAGTATTTAAAGCTCCACGGTCGGAAGAGCTAACTGCTCCTGAACGCTATCGAGTCGCTGCAGACGAAAAAGAG CTTAAAAGGTTGGACGGGATGGCTTAA
- the LOC128744351 gene encoding galectin-6-like — protein MAVFAYLLLSVGNELFDVANVFIRSGGSLAECRDYWQCKRRDQLFQYYIDRYYSNESENGGAMSSESLDSCDFAYQDSPKSPGSRSLDKSSATETVYTLEGITEVSPGLSFVISGSILLTCERFSINFVLKNSDLALHFNPRLPQNYIVRNCRVKGVWGKEEVASPLSFNLHRGKQFKIQILVTDKEFLMCVNGRHFNAFKHRLPYKKICSLEVKGDVKDVAVEQVFVECYPDIILDEIQELSKDSFRMQPMSDSNFKIMPYTGRLTEPFTNGKNLHIRGKVKLLPHSFYVNLQTNHYWWPHPNVLFHLNPRFGSVGGKHVICRNSWINGKWEREERSENLTDFMPGKLFHLTIACTEGSYQVFLNEKLIVEFYFREDPRLVQSVYIQGDIKVFSVVLESAY, from the coding sequence ATGGCAGTGTTCGCTTATCTGCTGCTCAGTGTTGGTAACGAGCTATTCGACGTCGCAAACGTATTCATACGATCCGGTGGTTCACTTGCGGAATGCAGAGATTACTGGCAGTGCAAACGACGTGATCAACTATTTCAATACTATATCGATCGCTATTATAGCAACGAAAGCGAAAACGGTGGTGCGATGTCTTCTGAATCTCTGGATAGTTGCGATTTTGCGTATCAAGATTCGCCCAAATCACCTGGTTCGAGAAGTTTAGACAAAAGCTCCGCCACGGAGACAGTTTACACTCTAGAAGGAATCACCGAGGTGTCTCCTGGCCTAAGCTTTGTAATCAGTGGCAGTATCTTGCTAACATGTGAGCGGTTTTCCATAAACTTCGTGCTGAAAAACTCGGACCTTGCGTTGCATTTCAATCCGAGGTTACCGCAAAACTACATTGTCAGAAATTGTCGTGTGAAGGGAGTTTGGGGTAAAGAAGAGGTTGCATCACCACTGTCGTTCAATTTACATCGTGGGAAGcagtttaaaattcaaattctagtcACGGATAAAGAATTTCTTATGTGTGTCAATGGGCGACACTTCAATGCATTCAAACATCGACTGCcttataaaaaaatttgctcGCTGGAAGTAAAAGGAGACGTCAAGGATGTAGCAGTTGAACAAGTTTTCGTGGAATGCTATCCCGATATTATACTGGATGAGATTCAAGAATTATCCAAGGATAGTTTCAGAATGCAGCCGATGTCTgattcaaattttaaaattatgcctTATACGGGTCGACTGACGGAACCATTCACCAATGGCAAAAATTTGCACATCAGAGGCAAAGTCAAACTGCTGCCGCACTCGTTCTATGTCAATTTGCAGACCAACCATTATTGGTGGCCTCATCCGAATGTGCTGTTTCATCTAAATCCACGTTTTGGAAGCGTAGGTGGCAAGCACGTAATTTGCCGAAATTCGTGGATTAACGGAAAATGGGAACGAGAAGAGCGCTCGGAGAATCTGACCGATTTTATGCCGGGTAAACTATTCCATCTTACAATTGCGTGCACCGAGGGAAGCTATCaggtttttttaaatgaaaaactaatagttGAGTTTTATTTCCGAGAGGATCCGCGACTGGTTCAATCGGTTTACATCCAAGGTGACATCAAAGTATTCAGCGTAGTACTAGAATCTGCCTACTGA